A genomic segment from Bactrocera tryoni isolate S06 unplaced genomic scaffold, CSIRO_BtryS06_freeze2 scaffold_122, whole genome shotgun sequence encodes:
- the LOC120780046 gene encoding uncharacterized protein LOC120780046, which produces MNASGEDEDNEYAKHKWQSFSFKNGKRSNNKSPKFHQKKKEILIHPNRFDLLSDDEDTFPIAEEDVTVNETEVLNAPKPPPLIIPETENVLYIYTYADDTALLSSSQTPIVAKFSAKRIEQDRDLVRLLENESKRLTRSCDTVLNAEMSVLRFQPFILCSGLSQSGVLCLCGSCSRSYFNKDFERNNDSTHSNIKSRNELIYKLYIPSDISVATAHFSIEEACKECPDIVFQIQSNAFPKSINESRDNVDQHNFIHSVHIIKPNKTANISLEFHVQEKAWHYIHVTFFKEKKVMSEGWKTKLTEPFVSQNEEQYTKTINSSGANFQKEYYEEDSICFHQIKYGLVINFQTSLDASHKEQETAIINSTFATKNVTVDILNENITIDLLNHDAREWLPKRFRGIDFYPLLRQSYREFFMFDYDLMPDKNGTVPFILNLTAGIPAGFAFDVGEVHDIGGTLTFAVSMKKALESESIVLQEIFPTSTGSDFTVKGRSRSNKTILVCMHLSEPGIPIWPDKCQYGQQVFPAASIVNNTDFSTTTGLVHVPFPESGRWYISMALYCHQNKSTSHLTVTDRVKDFIKKNIHTLDKIRQSCPCFPELRRCIANIECLNSMTDVETLKVKDCFVDPKCTPNYFDMILNFEVHQKLTNNQYFALENCNTSVVFTISSNPCVAGRCGRYGRCYHYMSGGLVFSTCVCMKGYRGWDCSEDSQVPSNLSILASSLLLTLSNLIFLPSICIAIQRYFYTEATIYFFAMAFSILYHACDSGEDEYSFCLVKVGVLQFCDFYCGLLAIWVTLIAMSHIRQQFVSILHMLGAVLLAFGTKLNKQSLWVFLAPALTGICLFSTSWGIRCYKMRNWYPSPKYLIIYMPLGVVLVMVGLICFAFLQTKQNYYIVHSIWHTVMALSILCLLPSRKYFIPKC; this is translated from the exons ATGAATGCATCAGGAGAAGATGAAGACAACGAATATGCAAAACATAAATGGCAAAgcttttcattcaaaaatggaaaacgtTCAAACAATAAGTCTCCTAAATTCCatcaaaagaagaaagaaattcTCATACATCCAAATAGATTTGACCTCCTAAGTGATGATGAAGACACTTTTCCGATCGCTGAAGAGGATGTGACAGTGAATGAAACAGAAGTGCTGAATGCTCCAAAACCACCGCCGTTGATTATACCAG AAActgaaaatgtattatatatttatacttatgctGATGACACTGCTCTATTGTCGTCAAGCCAGACGCCAATTGTAGCAAAATTTAGTGCAAAGAGAATTGAACAAGATAGAGACTTGGTTAGATTGCTGGAAAATGAAAGTAAAC gGTTGACGCGATCGTGTGATACTGTGCTAAATGCAGAAATGTCCGTCCTGAGATTTCAGCCATTTATTTTATGTAGCGGTCTTTCACAATCTGGTGTCTTATGTCTCTGCGGGAGTTGTTCTcgaagttattttaataaagacTTTGAAAGAAACAATGACAGCACTCATAGCAATATAAAAAGcagaaatgaattaatttataagttatatataccaTCAGATATCAGTGTTGCTACCGCTCATTTTTCAATCGAGGAAGCTTGTAAAGAATGTCCTGATATTGTGTTTCAAATTCAATCAAACGCTTTTCCAAAATCTATTAATGAAAGCCGGGACAACGTTGATCAACATAATTTCATTCACAGCGTTCATATAATAAAACCGAAcaaaactgcaaacatttcACTTGAGTTCCACGTCCAAGAGAAAGCTTGGCATTATATACATGTgacatttttcaaagaaaagaaAGTAATGTCAGAAGGATGGAAAACAAAATTGACTGAGCCATTCGTTTCTCAAAATGAAGAACAATATACAAAAACTATTAATTCGAGTggtgcaaattttcaaaaagaatattATGAAGAAGATAGTATTTGTTTTCACCAAATAAAATACGGTTTGGTAATCAATTTCCAAACATCTCTGGACGCTTCACATAAAGAACAGGAAACGGCAATAATCAATTCAACTTTTGCCACGAAGAATGTAACCGTTGatattttaaacgaaaatattaCCATAGATTTATTGAATCATGATGCAAGGGAATGGTTACCAAAACGATTTCGAGGTATAGACTTTTATCCACTCCTTCGCCAATCTTATCGTGagttttttatgtttgattATGACCTTATGCCAGACAAAAATGGCACAGTTCCATTTATTCTCAATTTAACCGCAGGTATACCTGCTGGTTTTGCTTTTGACGTTGGTGAGGTACATGACATAGGCGGAACTTTAACTTTCGCTGTATCGATGAAAAAAGCTTTAGAAAGCGAATCAATTGTATTGCAGGAAATATTTCCTACCAGTACTGGCAGTGATTTTACTGTAAAAGGAAGGTCCAGAAGCAATAAGACAATATTGGTTTGTATGCACTTATCAGAACCAGGAATTCCAATTTGGCCAGATAAATGTCAGTACGGCCAACAAGTTTTTCCAGCCGCAAGTATAGTTAATAATACGGATTTCAGCACAACCACGGGTCTTGTTCACGTTCCATTTCCAGAAAGTGGACGATGGTACATTAGCATGGCTCTATATTGTCACCAAAACAAGTCGACATCTCACTTAACCGTAACAGATAGAGTAAaagactttataaaaaaaaatatacatactttagaTAAAATAAGGCAATCGTGCCCTTGCTTTCCGGAATTGAGGCGATGTATTGCAAATATTGAATGCTTGAATTCAATGACTGATGTAGAGACATTGAAAGTAAAAGATTGCTTTGTGGATCCGAAATGTACTCCTAATTATTTCGATATGATACTCAATTTTGAAGTGCATCAAAAACTTACCAATAATCAATATTTTGCACTGGAAAATTGCAACACTTCGGTGGTATTTACGATCTCATCAAATCCTTGTGTTGCTGGCCGTTGTGGACGATATGGCCGTTGCTACCATTACATGTCAGGAGGTTTAGTTTTCTCTACTTGTGTGTGCATGAAAGGCTATAGAGGTTGGGATTGTTCTGAAGATAGTCAAGTGCCATCAAATTTATCTATCCTTGCATCATCTCTCTTACTTACTCTTAGCAACCTAATTTTTTTACCCAGCATTTGCATTGCAATTCAACGTTACTTCTACACCGAagcaactatttattttttcgctatGGCTTTTTCTATATTATATCATGCTTGTGATTCTGGAGAGGATGAGTACAGTTTTTGCTTAGTAAAAGTAGGAGTATTGcagttttgtgatttttactGTGGTCTTCTAGCCATTTGGGTTACTTTAATCGCAATGTCACACATTCGTCAACAATTCGTCTCAATTCTACATATGCTTGGTGCAGTTCTCTTAGCTTTTGGCACTAAACTCAATAAACAGAGTCTTTGGGTATTCTTAGCACCTGCGCTTACTGGTATATGTCTCTTTTCTACAAGTTGGGGTATACGTTGTTACAAAATGCGAAATTGGTATCCATCGCCAAAGTATCTCATAATTTATATGCCCTTAGGCGTGGTCCTTGTAATGGTTGGTCTGATCTGCTTTGCTTTCTTGCAAACGAAACAAAACTACTACATTGTCCATTCAATTTGGCATACGGTAATGGCTCTAAGCATTCTTTGCCTGCTCCCTTCAAGAAAATACTTCATACCAAAGTGCTAG